In the genome of Paenibacillus sp. FSL R5-0766, one region contains:
- a CDS encoding TrkA family potassium uptake protein: MRHAEVQREVKTLMAKKQYAVIGMGRFGSSVANALSGMGFDVLAIDADEQRTQEMSNVVTHAVSADSTDEEALRALGIRNFDVVVVAIGEDIQASILTTLILKDMGVPVLIVKAQNELHGKVLQKIGADKVIYPERDMGLRVAHHLTSPNILDYIELSEDYSILEMRASEQMIGKNLMELNIRARFGCNVMAIRSGNSMNISPYAEDRIEAGDVLIIVGHKDHLTKMELAYPK, encoded by the coding sequence ATGCGTCATGCTGAAGTGCAGCGGGAGGTTAAGACCCTAATGGCCAAGAAACAGTATGCCGTAATTGGGATGGGACGGTTCGGATCAAGTGTTGCCAATGCACTGAGCGGTATGGGATTCGATGTGCTGGCAATTGATGCGGACGAGCAGCGGACTCAGGAGATGTCCAATGTGGTGACCCATGCGGTATCGGCAGATTCAACAGATGAAGAAGCGCTGCGTGCGCTGGGCATACGAAATTTCGACGTTGTCGTTGTGGCAATTGGTGAAGATATACAGGCAAGTATTCTGACAACCCTGATATTGAAAGATATGGGTGTACCGGTGCTGATCGTAAAAGCTCAAAATGAGCTTCATGGTAAGGTATTGCAGAAGATTGGTGCAGATAAAGTCATCTATCCTGAGCGGGATATGGGACTACGCGTAGCCCATCATCTGACCTCGCCTAATATACTGGATTACATCGAGTTATCTGAGGATTACAGCATTCTGGAGATGAGAGCTTCCGAGCAAATGATCGGTAAAAACCTGATGGAATTAAACATCCGTGCACGTTTTGGTTGTAACGTGATGGCGATTCGCAGTGGGAATTCGATGAACATCTCGCCGTATGCGGAGGACCGGATCGAGGCTGGAGATGTGCTGATCATTGTAGGTCACAAGGATCATTTGACGAAAATGGAGCTTGCGTATCCGAAGTGA
- the sspI gene encoding small acid-soluble spore protein SspI: protein MPITLSLREAIVHKVHDKSDDQLREMIEGSVDGPEAALPGLGAIFEMIWKNTEPAKQEELIQIAQEHLHTIPVQPLR from the coding sequence ATGCCCATTACATTAAGCCTGCGTGAAGCGATTGTTCATAAAGTTCATGACAAGAGTGATGATCAGCTCCGGGAGATGATTGAAGGTTCAGTAGATGGACCGGAAGCTGCATTACCTGGACTTGGCGCTATTTTCGAGATGATCTGGAAGAACACTGAACCTGCCAAGCAGGAAGAACTCATTCAAATCGCGCAGGAGCATCTGCACACCATTCCCGTTCAACCGCTTCGTTAA